A region from the Mycolicibacterium phlei genome encodes:
- a CDS encoding Rieske (2Fe-2S) protein has protein sequence MEFVRVARSGQVPEGIVRRFYAGEHEFAVARLNGKAYATSNYCTHLDCLLSSGKLRDDGIGCSCHGSAFDLETGEPISPPATEPIKTFPCEERDGEIFVGIAPGEAPAGPTRRLRRQA, from the coding sequence ATGGAATTCGTTCGTGTGGCCCGATCGGGGCAGGTGCCGGAGGGGATCGTGCGGCGGTTCTACGCCGGGGAGCACGAGTTCGCGGTGGCGCGGCTGAACGGTAAGGCGTACGCCACCTCCAACTACTGCACGCATCTGGACTGCCTGCTGTCGTCCGGCAAGCTGCGCGACGACGGCATCGGATGCTCCTGCCACGGAAGCGCTTTCGACCTCGAGACCGGGGAGCCGATCAGCCCGCCCGCCACCGAGCCGATCAAGACGTTCCCGTGCGAGGAGCGCGACGGCGAGATCTTCGTCGGCATCGCACCCGGCGAGGCGCCCGCAGGCCCGACCCGACGACTGCGCCGGCAGGCGTGA